One Epinephelus lanceolatus isolate andai-2023 chromosome 17, ASM4190304v1, whole genome shotgun sequence genomic window carries:
- the LOC144458441 gene encoding uncharacterized protein LOC144458441: protein MFHVVQYFDAAKSVVVVPQSWYSAGFTLWPNYTSDERINKAVRCAEAPGQNWTRHPVRVLKTYDDYMSAWRGMKKSLTCDTSELDSHDEDSPVGRVKRTPKPIHYYGDTEEESDTDNAPSTRPSSFAAPPLPPQPPPGLFSIAAPPPPPPRLSSTAAPPPSPSPPGPSAHAAPSELPPPEPTLTELTFFVTSYTSSFHPSPPGLSSFAPQPPLPSFEHFHSSQSTNPLETASEVFMPTLRAGRSGREPIPCTPAELHMLTLLENLKHQLNQQSSVMNLLMSRLNAAREPASEMPDDISFPLSSLAEVDCFEDWLNDPANAMKKKQMVAVLASLGGRDIKHVTWNILAHIFSSSVAKQINWKGVNNKKKFSEMATKALLARAVRKNHQGEKATDMEINHHSIRWFNLASDRGGGRRQRSQQTMSR, encoded by the exons ATGTTTCATGTTGTTCAGTACTTTGATGCAGCAAAGTCTGTGGTGGTAGTACCTCAGTCATGGTACAGTGCTGGTTTCACCCTCTGGCCAAATTACACAAGTGATGAGCGGATCAATAAAGCTGTGCGGTGTGCAGAGGCACCTGGACAGAACTGGACAAGGCATCCTGTCAGAGTTTTGAAGAcatatg ATGACTACATGTCAGCTTGGCGTGGTATGAAAAAGTCTTTGACCTGTGACACATCTGAGTTGGATTCACATGATGAGGATTCACCGGTTGGCCGTGTTAAGAGAACACCTAAACCAAT CCACTATTATGGTGATACAGAAGAGGAGAGTGACACTGA CAATGCACCCTCTACAAGGCCATCTTCCTTTGCTGCACCTCCACTTCCACCACAGCCACCTCCAGGGCTATTTTCCATTGctgctcctccaccaccacctccaagGCTATCTTCCACTGCTGCAcctccaccatcaccatctCCTCCAGGGCCATCCGCTCATGCTGCACCTTCTGAGCTCCCTCCTCCTGAGCCGACACTCACAGAGCTGACCTTCTTCGTGACTTCTTATACatcatccttccatccatcacCTCCTGGGCTGTCCTCGTTTGCACCACAACCTCCACTGCCATCTTTTGAACATTTCCATTCATCTCAGTCCACAAATCCTTTGGAAACCGCCTCGGAAGTGTTCATGCCCACTTTAAGAGCTGGCCGGTCTGGGAGGGAGCCAATTCCCTGCACAC CTGCCGAGCTCCACATGCTCACTCTTTTGGAGAACCTAAAACACCAGCTTAACCAACAAAGTTCTGTGATGAATCTCCTCATGTCACGACTGAACGCTGCACGTGAACCAGCATCAGAGATGCCAGACGACATCTCCTTTCCTTTGAGTTCACTGGCTGAGGTGGACTGTTTTGAGGACTGGCTCAATGACCCAGCGAATGCTATGAAGAAGAAACAAATG GTCGCTGTGCTGGCCTCTCTTGGGGGACGTGAcataaagcatgtcacctgGAATATCCTGGCACACATTTTTTCATCTAGTGTTGCCAAACAGATAAATTGGAAGGgagttaataataaaaagaagtTCAGCGAGATGGCAACCAAGGCTCTCCTCGCAC GGGCTGTGCGCAAGAACCATCAGGGGGAAAAGGCAACGGACATGGAAATAAACCACCATTCCATCAGGTGGTTTAATTTGGCTTCTGACCGTGGGGGTGGCCGTAGACAACGGTCACAACAAACTATGTCCCGATGA